Sequence from the Acropora muricata isolate sample 2 chromosome 10, ASM3666990v1, whole genome shotgun sequence genome:
cccacacactattcgtaaagagtagggcatgaagttcccggtgttgtggtctggcatcactcactCTGTTCTGGGGgtacctgtgaattctacttgttacattaaaaagattgtgaactacatagtgttgtaaagcgcatttgaatatgtccacatagaaaatgcgctatataaatccAAGACCATTACCAATGTCAAAATCCCAACCACATGTCCGACCCCACCCCACACAGGTTAAAAATGATTAATTAATCCTCCAGGAATTGAACTTTATTCTTATGCGagcgttttcttttgtttcggtTGAAAAACACGCTCACTGCTCACATGAATCAAAACGCTCTATACGAAACCCAATCGTAGCTCCATTTGTTAGTCTGTCATCACCCCTTGAGTAGAAGATCTTAATAGATGTCAAAACCTATTGAAAGAGACTCTGGGTCCTAGTTTTCGAGTTTGGAAACTTTTTCAGTACGGCATACGGAAAGCAACATCACATTGCGACAAAAAACTTCCATTACGGGAGAAAGTTTGAATGCACTAAACTCGAGAGTTCAAAAACGGTTTGGTTGGATCAAAGTTTACTGAGGTAGTGAATGAAACTAAGTGTGGAGAATTTGAAGCAGTTCGTGTCGAAGTGGCAGGAAATGCTCACTACAGTGGGAAATGCTCCTTCTCTGTGAAAACCGAGGTTCCGTGCAAGCAAGGATATCTTTTAGAAACGTAATGCTACGTTTAGCAAGCTTATCTTAAGAACATTTTGCTTATAAGCAATCATTCAAGCATTTCAAAAAGCATACTGTCAAGGTGTGGCAAAAAGGTGTATGCGCATCCGTATCACCTTCTCACATTGGCGGCAGTTACAGTTACAGTTATAGATAAAACTATTGAGTGTTGTTCAGGTAAGTAGTGAAATGTAAAGGCTAGCAATAAAGATCCGCGCTTTTAACCCTGGTTCAGTCTCGGGCGCAAGTTTTATCATTAGAGATCATTACATACTTGccattttctttgatttagctTTGCATGAAAGATCGGGAAGCCTCAGTAATTTTATCCTACAGTGTAAATGCTTTCTTTccttccgccattttgttcgACAGCAAAGTGTGAAGCCTGGGACGAATTCTCAAACCAAACCCGTGGGAGAATGGGTCGCGCAAAATGGCGGATGAAATGCAGTCAAAGCAAGACAAATTTCAAGGTTTCCCAGGGTGTTCCCGGTCTTTCATTCATACTTATAGCCACAGAAAAGGAAATGGCAATGTACATTGATAAATTTGCGCCCTAGACTGAACCCAGGTCTCTTACATTTTTCTCAGCAGTAAGTAATatctttatttttgctttttatccTATTTTAGGGGTGGTCCGTATGGGTAGTCCGTGGACCGGTAGGTAGTCCATGGACCCGGTCCGTTGTTAGGGTCTGCGGACCGGAGGTCAGTGTTTTCGGGTTACCCCTTGGAATAGTCTATCTTActtacattttcaaacacagcaaATATTATGtcataatattttgaaaaatgtaAGCAATATTTTCTAgtaaaagtattattattattatttggtgAAAAGGCAAATAAATAGCTTTGAAAAACAATGTACCCCCCACCCTCTTTAAGTTGCTTGAGAAGGGTAAACGATGactgaaaacatgaaaaaattgaaattggatCACGGCCTTCTCATCTCCAAGATGATGTTAATTTCATATTAATTTACCTTATTTGAATcattatttaatatttcttttaaaaaagctGCAAGATTTTTACCATaacaagcctggattttttttaaatcaggaTTTTCATTCAAGATGATCACTAACCTTTGATCATCCTTCACTGAGGACATCATAGCAtttacacaattttcacatATGAACATTAAATACTCTCAATCAAACCTGCAAAAGGTCACCTCTTGCCAACAATTTGTCAGGTCATAGATGACATAACATTGAAATTATATTGCTATTGAGCAAAAGAGAAACACAAAACTGTTTCTTTGTGGGTTACTCAGGCCTGGGAGAACAGACACTGAAATTACAATGTGAAGGACACCTTGGAATACATCCTGCTTTTCCATACTTTGTATTTCTCAAAGTCAAAATAAAGTGCCAACATTTCTCGTCctgtgaaagacaaaaaaatcaATAGAAAAATGTTGGGTTTGATTATTTTCACATAACACCTCACAACTGCCTGGAGTATTCTCTTACCTGCTTTTCCTAGTTCTAGAGGAGACTCGACCTTAACTTTGGATGGGTGCATTGCTTTTGAGATAAACTTCATCAATTGTTCTCCCTTTTTGTTGCCAGTGACATTATTTCCAACAAAGTGAATAGTTGTCTGATCTGAGTCTAACTTGGTCATCAATGTGCCCAATTTAGtccaaaaactgcaaaaaaaaaagcagaatttCTAGTGTCAAGTATCAGTGTCACACCTTGCTCAACTATCATGCCAAATCTTTGACAAAAGTTAATTAACTAGAGAATTGTATTTAAAATCCACATGAAATTGATGATTAAATTTAGAGGAAAACATCATTTGCTTGTTAACCACAGTTTTTCCCTTTGCATTTTTACAACAAGTTCTGAAATTAAATTAGACATTGTACGAATGAAATGACTTTAAATACCTGCTCAATTCTATATCTTGCTGTACTTTAGCTTTTGTTACTACTTTTCCTTTCACAGGATTAAAATATCCAGGCCCTCCCTATGAGTTGAAAATATATGGAAAATGTAAGACCAGAAACAAACAATCAAAGTTACCAGTGATGAAACAAATGCCACACAGTGCCCACCTTATTGCAGTTTTGAATTAGTTTTAATTTAACCCTAAACTACATGAATTGTGATGTGTAAACATCTATCAAATATTGTTCAATCAGCACTGCCAGCCTAATTAGTACAATGGAATACAACTTACTTGACAAACAAAGGCTATTGATCTGGCTCGGCTTCTACTCTGATATGTTTCAAGAGATGCTTCAATTTTATCTGTCAAAGATATGTCCTAAATATCAGCATTCTCAAGTACTTATATCAACCCCTAAGTGTCTTTAAATAATATGTTAAAAATAAACTGATGTTGATTTCAGTCAGGTATAGGAAACTACTTACTCAATTTGAATGAACTACAAAGGAATATTCTTTACTTTGCACATCAGGTCAGGAAAGCTCATTAATATTTGCATGAGATCcaacaaatattttaatttttataccACAATGCCAGAGGTAAAATTATGTCTGCAACTGATGAGCCACCAAAACATTATCCTCACCACTTATTCTATTAATTCGATTTCCTAGAAAAGCAACCAAATCATAGAAGGCCTAAATGTGTATCAATTTCTTGTCCTTCtatctcttttcttttcactCTTTCACACCTGATTCAGATCGCTTATCAGACAAACAATATTTGTCCACTTCCAATGTGTCTCAGTGGACAAAATCTGAGTCTCCTACTAGCTATTCAGTAATCAAAGTGCTATTTTCTGTTATCGTTTAAGTATCagcatacaccttattccaaaatggcggccaataaaagATTCTATCAGTGCCttttaattagccctctttgcctcattttcacttcctGATGAGAGAGGGCTAATGTTAAACATGCAACCACTAACATAATTAACAAAGACTAACTAACAATTATTAACATAATTAACAAAGAGGGCTTactaacatgcaaacaaaagaataataattgatggccctccattttggaataaggtgtatttaagATCATAAAAGTTTCATTTAGTAGAGTGTTGAATTCTTCAATAAACATGAATCATTTTTCATACCTAAAATGCATTGCAGTGTCGCTGCATAGAAATcctaataaaacaaacaaaatgactGGTAGAAATATAATGTTGAAGCAAATTCTGGGCTCATAGGTGCTCAAATTCAAACTTCCCGGATGGTAGATGACTAGCCTCCTTTCCCCCTCCATTTCCACATTGCAGCTAATAACTTACATTACACAATGGTGCTTATTAAGTTAATCATAAAATAATACTGTTTGCTCACATAActtatcctcaagacatcatcTTTTACAATCGTTTCAAGCACATCTGCTCTTGGAACATTTGATGCAATCACCTGCGAACACATTCAAGTCAAAATTAAGGATAACAATGTTCCTACAATCAGTCACTTCATGAAGAAAATAGCAAATTCTTTCATTGCagtttcaaatttcaagtttattaTCACCATTCTAAAGTGGAGGATACAAAAATAGTGCTTTAACCAAGCACTTCTCTCCATTTACTTATAAAGAAACATTTGATACAAACATTTTGATTGTAAACAGGAGAATTCATTCAAgatccataaaaaaaaaatttcaatttcaagaaattttctTGAGTCATACAATGGCTTTGAAAAATGAGTCaattttttacaaacaaaaggCAGTAAATAGTGCATGACACATACCACTATTCTTGGAGGGACGTACGTATCTCCCATTGTTGTCATCTCTAACTGAAAAATAGTTAAATGTGTACAAGTGACAAGCATGCAACAAGAAATAAGTGAACATCCCATTTAACAGTTTGGGGATATGTCAAGCCACAGGTGTGGCCTTTTCAATGATAAATGGGAAAAAAGAACTTCATATTGACAACCCACAGAGATGCAGATATCACATGATATCCCTGCAAATCATAAAAATCCATTACAATGGTTACCCTTACACTTTAAAAGTGGTATTCTGTATCTATGAACAGTAACACAATTCTGGTAGGGGCATCTTGTTCATCGGATACTTGCTGTTTAGAACACACTTTCTCAGTAACTCTCATTTCCATAAAATGTCTGATGGTGTTATCTATGACGGTTTCAGGATAATGCAAGCGAGCAAAAACCATTTTAAGACGTTCGCATTCTTGATGGAAGAACTGCCAATTCGATGAGAGTCTATAAGCGATATGTCGACGACACTCTCAGCAAAATGCCCGATGTTTCATCTGCCTCTGAATTCTTGTTAACACTGAATGAAATACACCCCTCACTCAGCTTCACAATGGAACTCGAAGACAACGGCAAGCTTCCCTTTCTCGGTATGGTGATCATCAGAAATGGTCCTCGACTAGATACGAAGGTCTACGTAAAAACCAACTGATACTGGGCTTTTATTGCATTACCAAAGTCATGTTGACGTGAAGTATAAGCATTCTCTATTGAACACAATGTTAAACCGTGCGTTCAAACTCTCATCGAATTGGCAGTTCTTCCATCAAGAATGTGAACGTCTTAAAATGGTTTTTGCCCGCTTGCATTATCCTGAAACCGTCATAGATAACACCATCAGACATTTTATCGAAATGAGAGTTACTGAGAATGTGTGTTCTAAACAGCAAGTATCCGACGAACAAGATGCCCCTACCAGAATTCTGTATCTACATCGTGGAAAGGTCATTGGTGATTGCAAATACCTCTTTGCTTTTATGTATCACCCACTCTGATTGAATATAGCAAAATAATATAGAATGTGCAAGGGAcaatcattataataatattggtCACCTGTTGCTCTGTTTTCCATTTTAAGTCAGTTATGTCTTCTTGGTACATATTGAAGCTTTCTTGTGTTTTTTCCCCtataaataaattgaattgGTATAAATTCAAAATAACCTAACAACCAACACCTAGCAACAGCTTTAAGTAGCTCTGTAATCAACTGAATGAAATTCCTTCACCATTCATTTCTCTTACCAATCTTTACATCACTGTTTATTACTGGAGCAGTCACAGTTGGTTCTCTCCAGGCTTTTCTATAGATTTTCTCTCCTTTATTATTGTCGTACTCCTCCTCGTTATCATCACTGTCACAAATATCTTCATTACTGTCCCTGTTTTGATTGTCAAGGTCCACATTGATAGgttttgatttcttgtaatTTCTATATTTCCTGATGATGTCAAAAGAATTAAACAATAGTAATTAATATTTTGTCATTCAAGGACTAGTTGAGATGAAATTGAGAATATAGGAAGACTGGAGTAACTGGAAACAGCTACCAGACCATCATTGCAGGTCAGGCCCAGCCAAGGGTTTTGGGTGTATGGTATCTGGAGCCCTTTTAAGACAGGTAgtatttttttgtcacaattcGGGTATAAAGTATCTTGTTTCTCCTGGATTTTAGTTATTCAGTTTGTAGACATgaattaaatgtttatttttcagttgatGCAGCTCTTCTCGTAGAGTAGTGTTTTACAATCTTGAGGTATTTGGTGTCTTATGGGGAAAAAATTGGGTATATTGGTATCCCACGGCTCCCCCTGGCTGGGCCTGACCGATCCACCTGGCAAATGCAATTATATTTTCATAGCAAACAGTTTAAGTGAAAGGACATAGAAACACAAGTCTTGAAAGCTTAGTCATTCACTGATTGTAATCAGAAATTTCATAGGACTTGCTTCAAGTTATTAATGTAATAAAAGGGTATGTGTAGCTAATGGTTACAACTAAAAAGTACAAAACTGATGCAAAATTAAATACCTCTGGATAGTCAAAGCTGATTGCTGCTGCTTCTCCAGACCTTTCCTTGACTGATATCCCCTAACATGCCTGTtacaagaaaacagaaaactatGGGTCTCTTCATTAGGCTGGCTTAGTTTTTGCTTCAAAAGGTGCTTTTGACCCCCCCCCATCCCTTCCGTATTTGTTGCaagatagtaataataattattggttatttTTGTGATAAACATTTTAATGCTATTGAGTCACACAAAcataaaattgttatttaacAGCATGCATGTGTGGCTTGGTTAAAAGTAAAGAATACAAAACTgacacaaaattaaaaaattatacCTCTGGATAATCAAAGCTGATTGCTGTTGCTGCTCCAGACTTTTCCTGCACTGATACCCCCTCATGTGTCTGTTATAACAAAGCAGATTATTTTCTCTTCAATAGGGCACAGGCACAGCCGTCGGTTCCAGTATTGCCTGTGATGGACCCCCCTTCCTCATTTCTTGGGATAACAATCATTTATTACCATTGTGGTCAAATATTCTCAAATTTACATAATTCCGTTGTGTTACAGTGCAGGAATTGACATGCAAAACctaaaattaaatttgaaaaaacaagTGAATACAGTAAAGTTATAGATCATGCAATGCATGTTaacaagagactctgggattAGTGCCCTGAGAGTGGCATTGTGTGACCCCTCTTCAAAACTTCAGACCACACCCTATCATGCAAGTAGACATCTATTTCTCTTGTTGCACGAGGAAAAGCGATGGCATCCTTGTTTGAGACAAAAGTTTTCTAGGTCAAATGCTGTACCTTTGTATGGTCATCGCAGCTGTCTCTGAACTTGGTTGTCTGGGTATGGGTGCAACTTTTGCAAACTCATTATGAAGGTCATTGTTACTGTTTTGATCTGGTATTTTGGGCTTTAATGACGGATACAAATCCATGCTTGATTTGACTTCCTGTTGGACACCACGAGATGACACCATACCCTTGTTATGAAGTTCATGAGATGATGTTCCTACAATTCCTTCTCCCCAAGATGCCACAGCTATGTTAGTAGTGCTCTTTGTTGTTGGATCACTCTGGTCTGCCTGTGGTTTAACAGGAGCTAAtttgaagaagagaaaagaggGATATTTGAAAATAAGTCATTAACTTAAACATGTGTCAGACACTTAGAACAAAATATTGTGGCTATGGATAAATGGTGCCAATTTACAAAAAACTAAATTGAACTATGATATTAGTCTGTACATTCTCTTCAATAGCATAGTTTTCTCTTATTCACACCCCATCCAAGTAGATTACCATATACCTCTTATCCCAGATACAATGTCTTTTGTATAATAGTAAGAACTAACT
This genomic interval carries:
- the LOC136931962 gene encoding NMDA receptor synaptonuclear signaling and neuronal migration factor-like, giving the protein MGAIVSHRKNQRKISRVEQKAKAVNAFTSNIKEDENSTHEEEAPVKPQADQSDPTTKSTTNIAVASWGEGIVGTSSHELHNKGMVSSRGVQQEVKSSMDLYPSLKPKIPDQNSNNDLHNEFAKVAPIPRQPSSETAAMTIQRHMRGYQCRKSLEQQQQSALIIQRHVRGYQSRKGLEKQQQSALTIQRKYRNYKKSKPINVDLDNQNRDSNEDICDSDDNEEEYDNNKGEKIYRKAWREPTVTAPVINSDVKIGEKTQESFNMYQEDITDLKWKTEQQLEMTTMGDTYVPPRIVVIASNVPRADVLETIVKDDVLRISYDFYAATLQCILDKIEASLETYQSRSRARSIAFVCQGGPGYFNPVKGKVVTKAKVQQDIELSSFWTKLGTLMTKLDSDQTTIHFVGNNVTGNKKGEQLMKFISKAMHPSKVKVESPLELGKAGREMLALYFDFEKYKVWKSRMYSKVSFTL